A stretch of Thermovenabulum gondwanense DNA encodes these proteins:
- the rsmG gene encoding 16S rRNA (guanine(527)-N(7))-methyltransferase RsmG codes for MKNNVMKEIIKEKLLKCEILLTEEKLYLLENYFQEVIRRNEIINLTSVIDEKEFAEKHIIDSLYLNKLFYLSESGKLIDVGTGAGIPGIILKIVRDDLNITLLDSVKKKTDFLNDVIEKLDLKNIYVINDRAENLGKNREHRENYDYSVARAVSNLSTLAEFCLPFVKVGGFFLAMKGEKAKEEIDGSIKAVEIMGGKIEDIISYDLPSGYKRKIIVIRKIKNTPENYPRRPGIPEKRPIK; via the coding sequence GTGAAGAATAATGTTATGAAGGAGATAATTAAAGAAAAACTTTTAAAATGTGAAATTCTTTTGACGGAGGAAAAACTATATCTTCTGGAAAATTATTTCCAGGAAGTTATAAGGCGCAATGAAATAATAAATCTGACTTCTGTCATAGATGAAAAGGAATTTGCAGAAAAACATATAATAGATTCCCTTTATCTGAATAAATTATTCTATTTAAGCGAATCGGGAAAATTGATTGATGTCGGAACGGGAGCCGGAATACCCGGGATAATATTAAAAATTGTTAGAGATGATTTAAATATTACTTTACTTGATTCTGTTAAAAAGAAGACGGATTTTCTCAATGATGTTATCGAAAAATTGGATTTAAAAAATATTTATGTTATAAATGACAGAGCCGAAAATTTAGGGAAAAATAGGGAACACAGGGAAAATTACGATTATTCCGTAGCGAGGGCGGTTTCCAACCTTTCTACCCTGGCCGAATTTTGCCTTCCTTTTGTGAAGGTGGGAGGATTTTTTTTAGCGATGAAGGGGGAAAAGGCAAAAGAAGAAATAGATGGTTCAATTAAAGCTGTGGAAATAATGGGAGGGAAAATTGAAGATATAATATCCTATGATTTGCCGTCGGGGTATAAAAGAAAAATTATAGTAATCCGAAAGATAAAAAATACACCCGAAAATTACCCTCGAAGGCCGGGTATACCTGAAAAAAGGCCGATAAAATAA